In Neovison vison isolate M4711 chromosome 11, ASM_NN_V1, whole genome shotgun sequence, one genomic interval encodes:
- the SLC49A3 gene encoding solute carrier family 49 member A3 isoform X2, producing the protein MAGEEEDGPVADATSALGALLGYRAYARRWVFLLVLSLLNFSNATLWLSFAPVADTIAHHFFLSTEQINWLSLIYLVASIPSGVVAIWVLDSVGLRWATIVCAWLNFAGSVFRTLPFLFVEIQDPFAFLMAGQSLCALAQTLVIFSPAKLAALWFPEHQRATANMIGTMSNPLGILVANLLSPALVKEEKDIPLMLGIYIIPAGLACLLATACLWESVPPSPPSAGAAHSTSEKFLDGLKLLFRNRAYIILAVCFGGGIGIFSSFSVLLEQVLCVKGYSNEFAGLCGALFIMFGVLGALVLSLYVDRTKQFTEVVKIGFCLTSIVCVAFALVSQLQGQTLALAAICSLLGLFGFSVAPIAMELVVECSFPVGEGTAAGLVIVLGQAEGLLIMVLLTALTVRRAEPSVSTCQDGQGPLDWTAVSWWCSSTLGTGGYRLRPT; encoded by the exons ATGGCGGGAGAGGAGGAGGACGGACCGGTCGCCGACGCGACCTCGGCCCTGGGCGCGCTGCTGGGCTACCGCGCTTACGCGCGCCGCTGGGTCTTCCTGCTGGTGCTCAGCTTGCTGAACTTCTCCAACGCCACG CTGTGGCTCAGCTTCGCTCCCGTGGCCGACACGATTGCCCAccacttcttcctctccaccGAGCAGATCAACTGGCTTTCGCTAATCTACCTTGTGGCGTCCATCCCGTCCGGCGTGGTGGCCATCTGGGTTCTGGACTCTGTTGGGCTCCGCTGGGCA ACCATCGTGTGTGCGTGGCTGAACTTTGCTGGGAGTGTGTTCAGAACCCTGCCCTTCCTGTTCGTCGAGATCCAGGACCCATTTGCCTTCCTCATGGCTGGGCAGAGCCTCTGTGCTCTGGCACAGACCCTGGTCATCTTCTCTCCAGCCAAGCTGGCTGCCTTGTGGTTCCCGGAGCACCAGAGAGCCACAGCCAACATGATCGGCACCATGT CAAACCCCTTGGGCATCCTGGTGGCCAACTTGCTATCACCTGCCCTGGTGAAGGAGGAGAAGGATATCCCTTTGATG CTGGGCATCTATATCATACCTGCTGGCCTCGCCTGTCTCCTGgccactgcctgcctctgggAGAGTGTGCCTCCCAGCCCACCCTCTGCAGGGGCTGCCCACTCCACCTCAGAGAAGTTCCTGGATGGGTTGAAGCTG ctctTCCGGAACAGAGCCTATATCATCCTGGCCGTGTGTTTCGGAGGCGGCATCGGCATCTTCTCCAGCTTCTCGGTTCTCCTGGAGCAGGTCCTTTGTGTGAAGGGCTACTCCAAC GAATTTGCAGGCCTTTGTGGGGCTCTCTTCATTATGTTTGGAGTCCTGGGGGCACTGGTTCTCAGCCTGTATGTGGACCGGACCAAACAGTTCACTGAAGTTGTCAAGATTGGCTTCTGTCTGACCTCCATAGTCTGCGTGGCCTTTGCGCTG GTGTCTCAGCTGCAGGGACAGACCTTGGCACTGGCCGCCATCTGCTCACTGCTGGGACTCTTTGGCTTCTCAGTGGCGCCCATCGCCATGGAGCTGGTGGTCGAGTGCTCCTTCCCTGTAGGTGAGGGTACAGCCGCAGGCCTGGTCATCGTGCTGGG GCAGGCCGAGGGTTTGCTCATCATGGTCCTGCTGACCGCCCTGACTGTGCGTCGTGCAGAGCCGTCTGTCTCCACCTGCCAGGATGGCCAGGGCCCATTGGACTGGACAG CTGTTTCCTGGTGGTGTTCTTCCACACTCGGTACCGGCGGCTACAGGCTGAGGCCCACATGA
- the SLC49A3 gene encoding solute carrier family 49 member A3 isoform X1, producing the protein MAGEEEDGPVADATSALGALLGYRAYARRWVFLLVLSLLNFSNATLWLSFAPVADTIAHHFFLSTEQINWLSLIYLVASIPSGVVAIWVLDSVGLRWATIVCAWLNFAGSVFRTLPFLFVEIQDPFAFLMAGQSLCALAQTLVIFSPAKLAALWFPEHQRATANMIGTMSNPLGILVANLLSPALVKEEKDIPLMLGIYIIPAGLACLLATACLWESVPPSPPSAGAAHSTSEKFLDGLKLLFRNRAYIILAVCFGGGIGIFSSFSVLLEQVLCVKGYSNEFAGLCGALFIMFGVLGALVLSLYVDRTKQFTEVVKIGFCLTSIVCVAFALVSQLQGQTLALAAICSLLGLFGFSVAPIAMELVVECSFPVGEGTAAGLVIVLGQAEGLLIMVLLTALTVRRAEPSVSTCQDGQGPLDWTVSMLLMAGLCALFSCFLVVFFHTRYRRLQAEAHMSHSIQEDTSPEAVDHEPCPAATP; encoded by the exons ATGGCGGGAGAGGAGGAGGACGGACCGGTCGCCGACGCGACCTCGGCCCTGGGCGCGCTGCTGGGCTACCGCGCTTACGCGCGCCGCTGGGTCTTCCTGCTGGTGCTCAGCTTGCTGAACTTCTCCAACGCCACG CTGTGGCTCAGCTTCGCTCCCGTGGCCGACACGATTGCCCAccacttcttcctctccaccGAGCAGATCAACTGGCTTTCGCTAATCTACCTTGTGGCGTCCATCCCGTCCGGCGTGGTGGCCATCTGGGTTCTGGACTCTGTTGGGCTCCGCTGGGCA ACCATCGTGTGTGCGTGGCTGAACTTTGCTGGGAGTGTGTTCAGAACCCTGCCCTTCCTGTTCGTCGAGATCCAGGACCCATTTGCCTTCCTCATGGCTGGGCAGAGCCTCTGTGCTCTGGCACAGACCCTGGTCATCTTCTCTCCAGCCAAGCTGGCTGCCTTGTGGTTCCCGGAGCACCAGAGAGCCACAGCCAACATGATCGGCACCATGT CAAACCCCTTGGGCATCCTGGTGGCCAACTTGCTATCACCTGCCCTGGTGAAGGAGGAGAAGGATATCCCTTTGATG CTGGGCATCTATATCATACCTGCTGGCCTCGCCTGTCTCCTGgccactgcctgcctctgggAGAGTGTGCCTCCCAGCCCACCCTCTGCAGGGGCTGCCCACTCCACCTCAGAGAAGTTCCTGGATGGGTTGAAGCTG ctctTCCGGAACAGAGCCTATATCATCCTGGCCGTGTGTTTCGGAGGCGGCATCGGCATCTTCTCCAGCTTCTCGGTTCTCCTGGAGCAGGTCCTTTGTGTGAAGGGCTACTCCAAC GAATTTGCAGGCCTTTGTGGGGCTCTCTTCATTATGTTTGGAGTCCTGGGGGCACTGGTTCTCAGCCTGTATGTGGACCGGACCAAACAGTTCACTGAAGTTGTCAAGATTGGCTTCTGTCTGACCTCCATAGTCTGCGTGGCCTTTGCGCTG GTGTCTCAGCTGCAGGGACAGACCTTGGCACTGGCCGCCATCTGCTCACTGCTGGGACTCTTTGGCTTCTCAGTGGCGCCCATCGCCATGGAGCTGGTGGTCGAGTGCTCCTTCCCTGTAGGTGAGGGTACAGCCGCAGGCCTGGTCATCGTGCTGGG GCAGGCCGAGGGTTTGCTCATCATGGTCCTGCTGACCGCCCTGACTGTGCGTCGTGCAGAGCCGTCTGTCTCCACCTGCCAGGATGGCCAGGGCCCATTGGACTGGACAG tgtccatgcTGCTGATGGCTGGCCTGTGCGCCCTCTTCAGCTGTTTCCTGGTGGTGTTCTTCCACACTCGGTACCGGCGGCTACAGGCTGAGGCCCACATGAGCCACTCCATCCAGGAGGACACGTCCCCAGAGGCTGTGGATCATGAGCCCTGCCCGGCAGCTACGCCCTGA